One stretch of Malus domestica chromosome 14, GDT2T_hap1 DNA includes these proteins:
- the LOC103450893 gene encoding non-specific phospholipase C6-like: MGASKTKTLPHFPSFRFIFSLFLTLSGTFLPTHFCSAQQQQPIKTVVVLVMENRSFDHMLGWMKKSVNPAINGVTGKECNPVSTKPAEPTKSICFSDDAEFVDPDPRHSFEAVEQQVFGSGPLPSMTGFVEQALSMSQNLSETVMKGFRPESVPVYAALVREFAVFDRWFSSIPGPTQPNRLFVYSATSHGSTSHVKKQLASGYPQKTIFDSVHENGLDFGVYFQTTPTTMFYRNMRKLKYTLKFHQYDLKFKKDARKGKLPSLTVIEPRYFDLKGMPANDDHPSHDVANGQRLVKDVYETLRASPQWNETLLVITYDEHGGFFDHVQTPYVNVPNPDGNSGPAPYFFKFDRLGVRVPTIMVSPWIKKGTVMSGPQGPTPNSEFEHSSIPATIKKIFNLNSNFLTHRDAWAGTFEQVVGQLSSPRTDCPVTLPDVVPLRKTEAKEDGNLSEFQGEVVQLAAVLNGDHYLSSYPDEMSKKMSVREAHEYVKGAVSRFIRASKEAIKLGADESAIVDMRSSLTTRSSNIKN; this comes from the exons aTGGGAGCTTCAAAGACCAAAACTTTACCACATTTTCCATCATTTCGCTTCATTTTCTCACTTTTTCTCACACTTTCTGGCACTTTCCTCCCAACCCATTTCTGCTCAGCTCAGCAGCAGCAACCCATCAAAACTGTCGTCGTTTTGGTCATGGAAAACCGCTCCTTCGACCACATGCTGGGTTGGATGAAGAAATCCGTCAACCCAGCAATCAACGGCGTCACTGGCAAAGAATGTAACCCGGTCTCCACCAAACCCGCTGAGCCGACAaaatccatttgcttctccgaCGACGCCGAGTTCGTGGATCCGGATCCGCGTCACTCTTTCGAAGCGGTTGAGCAGCAGGTTTTCGGGTCGGGTCCCCTCCCGTCAATGACCGGGTTCGTCGAACAAGCATTGTCAATGTCCCAAAACCTCTCCGAAACCGTCATGAAAGGCTTCAGACCGGAATCCGTCCCGGTCTACGCGGCCCTGGTCCGCGAATTCGCGGTGTTCGATCGATGGTTCTCTTCAATTCCAGGTCCGACCCAACCGAACCGGTTGTTTGTCTACTCCGCAACTTCCCACGGATCAACCAGCCACGTCAAGAAACAATTAGCTTCCGGGTACCCACAAAAAACAATCTTCGATTCGGTCCATGAAAACGGGTTGGATTTCGGGGTGTACTTCCAGACCACCCCGACAACGATGTTCTACCGAAACATGCGGAAACTGAAGTACACTTTAAAGTTCCACCAGTACGATTTGAAGTTTAAGAAAGATGCTCGGAAGGGGAAGCTCCCGAGCTTGACGGTAATCGAACCGCGTTACTTCGACCTCAAGGGGATGCCGGCGAACGACGACCACCCGTCGCATGATGTCGCCAATGGTCAGAGGTTGGTTAAGGATGTTTATGAGACATTGAGGGCGAGTCCTCAGTGGAATGAGACGCTGTTGGTGATTACGTACGACGAGCATGGAGGGTTTTTCGATCACGTCCAGACTCCGTATGTTAATGTTCCGAACCCGGATGGGAATAGCGGTCCGGCtccttatttttttaagtttgatCGGCTCGGAGTTCGGGTGCCGACGATTATGGTGTCGCCGTGGATTAAGAAGGGGACTG TGATGAGCGGTCCTCAAGGACCTACACCGAACTCTGAGTTCGAGCACTCCTCGATCCCGGCCACCATAAAGAAAATCTTCAACCTCAACTCTAACTTCTTGACTCACAGAGACGCATGGGCGGGGACGTTCGAGCAAGTTGTTGGGCAATTATCGTCTCCCAGGACTGACTGCCCAG TGACCTTGCCGGACGTAGTGCCTTTGAGGAAAACTGAGGCCAAGGAAGACGGTAATTTATCGGAGTTTCAGGGCGAGGTAGTGCAGTTAGCGGCTGTACTCAACGGCGACCACTACTTGAGCAGCTACCCGGACGAAATGAGCAAGAAGATGAGTGTGAGGGAAGCTCATGAGTATGTGAAAGGTGCAGTTTCAAGGTTCATTAGAGCAAGCAAAGAGGCTATAAAATTGGGAGCAGATGAGTCAGCAATTGTAGATATGAGATCTTCCCTCACAACTAGGTcatcaaatattaaaaattaa